In one window of Terriglobia bacterium DNA:
- a CDS encoding F0F1 ATP synthase subunit epsilon produces the protein MPDKIRLDIVTPDRLVLLEWVDEVQIPGQEGYLGVLPGHAPLITELKIGEVSYRQGTEVTYLAVAWGYAEVLPDKVTILAETAERAEEINIQRALDAKARAEKRLAKVNDTEIDFNRAQVSLERALIRIQVAKHASSRV, from the coding sequence TTGCCTGATAAAATTAGACTGGATATCGTCACCCCTGACCGTCTGGTGCTCCTGGAATGGGTCGATGAGGTGCAAATCCCCGGCCAGGAGGGCTACCTGGGAGTCCTTCCGGGTCACGCTCCTCTGATCACCGAACTTAAGATCGGTGAGGTCTCGTATCGGCAGGGGACGGAAGTCACCTATCTGGCCGTCGCGTGGGGGTACGCCGAGGTGTTGCCCGACAAGGTGACTATCCTCGCGGAGACAGCCGAGCGGGCCGAGGAAATCAATATCCAGAGGGCACTCGACGCCAAGGCCCGTGCCGAAAAACGCCTGGCAAAGGTCAATGATACCGAGATCGATTTCAATCGCGCCCAGGTTTCCCTCGAACGAGCCCTGATCCGTATCCAGGTCGCAAAGCACGCAAGCAGCCGCGTCTGA
- the atpG gene encoding ATP synthase F1 subunit gamma codes for MANILDIRRRIRSVKNTQQITKAMKMVSAARLRRAQERIVNARPYANRMLAVLNSLVTRVQETLSEEEAERIHPLLAERGDDKIELVIISGDRGLCGGFNTNIIKAAQGFLDGHADKQLDLELVGRKARDYFKRRRWKIHHEYVNIFSRLKYEHAQQIAQAIIEEYSRSELDAVYLVYNEFKSIIQQRIVVERLLPVAKLESAGLESQADYIYEQTPRVIFNDLLPKHVEVQVYRALLESAAAEHAARMTAMDSATNNAAEMIDSLTLNMNRARQAAITKEIIEIVSGAAAL; via the coding sequence ATGGCGAACATCCTCGACATCCGACGCCGCATCCGGAGCGTCAAGAACACGCAGCAGATCACCAAAGCGATGAAGATGGTGAGCGCCGCGCGGTTGCGCCGCGCCCAGGAGCGGATTGTGAATGCGCGTCCTTACGCGAACCGGATGCTGGCCGTGTTGAATTCCCTGGTGACCCGGGTCCAGGAGACCCTCTCCGAGGAGGAAGCTGAAAGGATCCATCCGCTGCTCGCCGAACGGGGAGATGACAAAATTGAGTTGGTGATCATCTCGGGGGACCGCGGGCTCTGCGGGGGCTTCAATACCAACATCATCAAGGCCGCGCAAGGGTTCCTCGACGGCCATGCGGACAAGCAACTCGACCTGGAGCTGGTGGGCCGAAAGGCGCGCGACTATTTCAAGCGTCGCCGCTGGAAGATTCACCACGAGTACGTCAACATCTTCTCCCGGCTCAAGTATGAGCATGCGCAGCAGATCGCCCAGGCGATCATCGAAGAATACTCCCGCTCCGAGCTCGACGCGGTCTATCTGGTCTATAACGAATTCAAGTCGATCATCCAGCAGCGCATCGTCGTCGAACGGTTGTTGCCGGTTGCCAAGCTCGAAAGCGCCGGACTGGAAAGCCAGGCGGATTATATTTACGAACAGACTCCCCGGGTGATCTTCAACGACTTGTTGCCCAAGCACGTGGAGGTGCAGGTCTACCGCGCCCTGCTCGAATCGGCCGCCGCGGAACATGCGGCCCGGATGACGGCGATGGATTCCGCCACCAACAATGCCGCCGAGATGATCGATTCGCTGACCCTCAACATGAACCGCGCCCGCCAGGCGGCCATCACCAAGGAAATCATCGAAATTGTGAGTGGCGCGGCGGCGCTATGA
- the atpD gene encoding F0F1 ATP synthase subunit beta has product MSQGKVVQVIGPVLDVEFEEQHMPKIYNALRVTSAGFEVPQPIDVIAEVQQHLGEGRVRAVSMQPTDGMVRGMIAEDLGQGITVPVGKCTLGRVMNVVGEPVDKLGPIHAEKRYPIHRPAPGFDEQSTKLEMFETGIKVVDLVEPYLRGGKIGLFGGAGVGKTVIIMELINNIALKHGGVSVFAGVGERTREGNDLWLEMQESGVVNIKEFEKSKAALIYGQMTEPPGARLRVGLTGLTVAEYFRDEEGQDVLLFIDNIFRFTQAGSEVSALLGRMPSAVGYQPNLATELGELQERITSTKKGSITSVQAIYVPADDYTDPAPATTFTHLDATTNLSREIVELGIYPAVDPLASSSRILDPRILGADHYSTARAVKLILQKYKDLQDIIAILGIDELSEEDKIVVARARKIQKFLSQPFFVAEQFTGLEGKYVKLEDTIRGFKEIVDGKHDDIPEQAFYLVGTIEEALEKAEKLKTSGQEK; this is encoded by the coding sequence ATGAGCCAAGGCAAGGTCGTCCAGGTCATTGGGCCGGTTTTAGACGTGGAGTTTGAAGAGCAGCACATGCCGAAGATCTACAATGCGCTGCGGGTCACGAGCGCGGGTTTCGAAGTGCCCCAACCCATCGATGTGATTGCCGAGGTTCAGCAGCACCTCGGGGAAGGCCGGGTACGCGCCGTTTCGATGCAGCCGACGGACGGGATGGTCCGCGGGATGATCGCGGAGGATTTGGGGCAGGGGATCACCGTGCCCGTCGGGAAGTGCACCCTCGGCCGCGTCATGAATGTCGTCGGCGAACCGGTCGACAAGCTGGGGCCCATCCACGCCGAAAAGCGCTATCCCATCCACCGACCCGCTCCAGGGTTCGATGAACAAAGCACAAAACTCGAAATGTTCGAGACGGGAATCAAGGTCGTTGATCTGGTCGAACCGTATCTTCGGGGGGGGAAAATCGGATTGTTTGGCGGCGCCGGCGTCGGCAAGACCGTCATCATCATGGAGCTGATTAACAACATTGCCCTCAAACACGGCGGAGTCTCGGTGTTTGCCGGCGTGGGGGAGCGCACCCGCGAGGGGAACGACCTGTGGCTGGAGATGCAGGAATCCGGAGTGGTCAACATCAAGGAATTTGAGAAATCCAAGGCGGCGCTCATCTACGGTCAAATGACCGAGCCGCCGGGGGCCCGGCTGCGCGTGGGTTTGACCGGGTTGACGGTGGCGGAGTATTTCCGCGATGAGGAGGGACAGGACGTTCTGCTGTTCATCGACAATATTTTCCGGTTCACCCAGGCGGGGTCGGAAGTGTCAGCCCTGTTGGGACGAATGCCCAGCGCCGTCGGTTATCAGCCCAACCTGGCCACCGAATTGGGAGAACTTCAGGAGCGCATCACCTCAACGAAGAAGGGTTCGATTACCTCCGTGCAGGCGATTTACGTCCCCGCTGACGATTACACCGATCCGGCCCCCGCCACCACATTCACCCATCTCGACGCCACCACCAACCTCTCGCGCGAGATCGTTGAGCTCGGGATTTATCCGGCCGTCGATCCGTTGGCATCTTCATCCCGAATCCTCGACCCGCGCATCCTCGGCGCCGACCATTACAGCACCGCCCGCGCCGTGAAGTTGATTCTGCAAAAATATAAAGACCTCCAGGACATCATCGCGATTCTCGGGATCGATGAGCTGAGCGAAGAGGACAAGATCGTTGTGGCCCGCGCACGCAAGATCCAGAAATTCCTCTCGCAACCCTTCTTCGTGGCGGAACAATTTACCGGCCTCGAAGGGAAATACGTGAAGCTGGAAGACACGATCCGGGGATTCAAGGAAATTGTGGATGGGAAGCATGATGATATCCCGGAACAGGCCTTCTACCTGGTGGGGACCATCGAAGAAGCGCTCGAGAAAGCGGAAAAACTAAAAACCTCGGGACAGGAGAAATAA
- a CDS encoding IPT/TIG domain-containing protein, translated as MPKSAFVSRRFSFTSLLAIFVLIFTVAAVSAVVLFGYVEGPPAGENGWPGGSGPNCTVCHFSFALNDPTSNSGITTSGFPTSGYVPGQQYTLNITVGLVGPQTSPPRRRFGFQISARSSSTSGNPQAGTFALIGNTGFDTPGGLGTTTSPTPVNGIVYVSHNAAGTCTAATSCTWQVSWTAPADASLGTIEFDIAGNSANGDLTNQNDYILTKAISVSATVPSQAPQFGPTNPSFPHIGSIRGGTTVTLDGSNFVNGAVVFFGSNQVSASFISSSQLTAVSPPSSAAGPVDLKVQNPDGKSSTIDGAFTYFDDSTLKIAYAVATPAPSKQADVAAGGEAPAGSGIFSFSQNNVLVTTVGTASATPTRSFLMFASSKPFKSVNGPIPNNTGIAIINRSGSTANLTFTLINNDGTIKAGPQPGPALADGAHLQGFVTDSNFFGAAADNFEGTLRVDSTQPVSALTLQLTNNQLPRNEALFTSFPVADLTQAPAVGAKLVFAHLLGGGGFQTVIVLMNTTNSPISGNVLLFKDSPSMPGFDFGTGPIAQIPYSIPPFSEQSATSIGTGALTDGFAVVVPDAGKATPVGTGVFVFTQGAFTVTTAGVPSSPAIQSGLIFVDTHPTSSGLAQDTGVALANPSSTQTADVSFKLRTLVDGQVVASKDLSQVPGHHALAPNSHDALFVDQIFTGGEASNFTGTLSIETASPDGISPLTLLQTNNQRGDALLTTLPVATESASTAPVFFPQLVAFGGFQTQLILLNPSGSAASAGTLNFLNELGSPLVLPLNDEVNSSFAYNLPSKGGSTYK; from the coding sequence GTGCCAAAGAGCGCGTTTGTTTCAAGAAGATTTAGTTTCACAAGTCTGCTCGCGATCTTCGTTTTGATATTCACGGTGGCCGCAGTCTCTGCAGTGGTCCTGTTTGGTTATGTAGAAGGACCCCCGGCAGGAGAAAACGGCTGGCCGGGCGGGTCAGGTCCGAATTGTACGGTGTGTCATTTTTCGTTTGCCCTGAATGATCCCACCAGCAATAGCGGGATAACCACTTCCGGATTCCCGACTTCCGGCTATGTCCCCGGTCAACAATACACCCTGAACATCACGGTCGGACTGGTTGGGCCTCAGACCTCGCCGCCGCGAAGGCGTTTTGGATTTCAGATTTCCGCCCGGTCTAGTTCGACTTCCGGCAACCCCCAGGCGGGAACTTTTGCTTTAATAGGGAATACAGGATTCGACACCCCGGGAGGATTAGGCACCACCACGTCTCCCACCCCAGTGAATGGAATTGTCTACGTGTCGCACAATGCCGCTGGAACCTGTACGGCTGCCACTTCCTGTACCTGGCAGGTCAGTTGGACCGCTCCTGCTGACGCGTCCTTGGGTACGATCGAATTCGATATTGCCGGGAATTCTGCTAACGGGGATTTGACCAACCAGAATGATTACATTCTGACCAAGGCAATTTCGGTGTCCGCGACGGTTCCCAGTCAGGCGCCACAGTTTGGTCCAACGAACCCGAGTTTCCCACACATTGGAAGCATCCGGGGAGGGACAACCGTGACTCTGGACGGGTCCAACTTTGTGAACGGGGCGGTCGTGTTTTTCGGATCGAATCAGGTCAGCGCCTCCTTTATAAGCTCCTCCCAACTGACGGCGGTTTCGCCTCCATCCAGCGCCGCAGGTCCAGTGGACTTGAAAGTTCAGAATCCGGATGGCAAATCGTCCACAATCGATGGCGCGTTTACGTATTTTGATGATTCAACCTTGAAGATTGCCTATGCGGTGGCCACTCCGGCGCCTTCCAAGCAGGCCGATGTGGCTGCCGGCGGTGAGGCCCCCGCCGGAAGTGGAATCTTTAGCTTCTCGCAGAACAACGTCCTGGTTACGACGGTGGGAACGGCTTCAGCGACCCCCACAAGATCCTTCTTGATGTTTGCCTCTTCGAAGCCTTTCAAAAGCGTGAACGGCCCGATCCCGAACAATACGGGGATCGCGATCATCAACCGCTCCGGAAGCACCGCGAACCTGACCTTCACGCTCATCAACAACGATGGAACCATCAAAGCGGGTCCGCAGCCCGGGCCTGCGCTTGCTGACGGGGCGCACCTTCAGGGGTTTGTAACGGACTCGAATTTCTTTGGCGCCGCGGCGGACAATTTTGAGGGGACCTTAAGGGTGGACAGCACGCAGCCGGTCAGCGCGCTGACATTACAGCTGACCAACAACCAGTTGCCCAGAAATGAAGCGCTGTTTACCTCTTTTCCAGTCGCCGATCTCACGCAAGCCCCCGCCGTGGGTGCAAAACTGGTCTTCGCGCACCTGCTGGGCGGGGGTGGATTTCAAACCGTGATTGTGCTGATGAACACCACCAACAGCCCGATCTCCGGGAATGTCCTCCTCTTCAAAGACAGCCCCTCGATGCCCGGTTTTGATTTCGGCACCGGACCGATCGCTCAGATCCCTTACTCCATTCCTCCGTTCTCGGAGCAATCCGCGACCTCGATCGGGACAGGGGCTCTGACGGATGGGTTTGCCGTGGTCGTCCCCGACGCCGGCAAGGCCACCCCTGTTGGAACCGGGGTCTTTGTCTTCACTCAAGGTGCGTTCACGGTTACCACGGCGGGGGTTCCATCTTCCCCGGCAATTCAGTCGGGATTGATCTTCGTGGATACCCATCCGACCTCCAGCGGGCTGGCCCAGGATACGGGGGTTGCGCTGGCGAATCCGTCATCGACCCAGACCGCTGATGTGTCGTTCAAGCTGCGCACTCTGGTTGATGGGCAGGTGGTGGCGAGCAAGGACCTGAGTCAGGTCCCTGGCCACCATGCGCTGGCGCCGAACAGCCATGACGCCTTGTTTGTCGACCAGATCTTCACCGGCGGGGAAGCGAGCAATTTTACCGGAACCCTTTCCATTGAAACCGCGAGCCCGGACGGCATATCCCCGTTGACCCTCCTGCAGACGAACAATCAGCGCGGGGATGCGCTCCTCACCACGCTGCCGGTGGCAACGGAATCTGCTTCCACGGCGCCGGTATTCTTCCCTCAGCTGGTTGCTTTTGGGGGATTCCAAACACAATTGATTCTGCTGAACCCGTCGGGAAGCGCCGCATCGGCCGGGACTTTAAACTTCCTTAATGAGCTGGGATCTCCGTTGGTCTTGCCGTTGAACGACGAGGTCAACAGTTCCTTTGCATACAATCTCCCGTCCAAGGGAGGATCAACCTACAAATAG
- the atpH gene encoding ATP synthase F1 subunit delta yields the protein MASVAIRYAKALADVVLAKHEVERVRSELQGFSSLLSRSPELVNVMISPAVPVPQKKSLLQALTARAGYSTTTRNFLNILIDHHRINVYEEILAAVHRELDQRLGIQTVEITTATPLDEEQKVILAARLRDLIRKEIQLETQTDPKLIGGVVARIGSTVYDGSIREQLHQLRMQLSGG from the coding sequence ATGGCGTCCGTTGCAATCCGATATGCCAAGGCCCTTGCGGATGTCGTGCTCGCGAAGCACGAGGTGGAACGGGTTCGGTCAGAGCTCCAGGGTTTTTCCTCCCTGCTGTCTCGATCTCCTGAACTCGTCAATGTGATGATCAGTCCCGCGGTGCCGGTTCCACAGAAGAAGAGCCTCCTCCAGGCCCTCACAGCGCGGGCGGGCTACAGCACGACCACTCGTAATTTCCTCAATATTCTGATCGACCATCACCGCATCAACGTGTATGAGGAGATTCTGGCCGCGGTCCATCGGGAACTTGACCAGCGGCTGGGGATTCAGACGGTGGAGATCACGACGGCCACGCCGCTCGACGAAGAACAAAAGGTGATCCTCGCCGCCCGCCTGCGGGATCTCATCCGGAAAGAAATTCAACTGGAGACTCAGACCGATCCCAAGCTGATTGGCGGGGTGGTGGCGAGAATAGGAAGCACCGTTTATGACGGATCGATTCGCGAACAGCTTCACCAGCTCCGGATGCAATTGAGCGGGGGATAG
- the atpA gene encoding F0F1 ATP synthase subunit alpha — MAEIKAEEISKLIREQIENYEQGISVSEVGSVINVGDGIARVHGLEKVMAGELVEFPREGGNSISGIALNLEEDQVGVVLLGEASEVMEGDLVRRTKRIISVPCGKALIGRVVNPLGHPDDDKGPIAADAFNPVERLAPGVVDRQPVREPLQTGLKAIDAMIPIGRGQRELIIGDRQTGKTAVAIDTILNQKGGDVICIYVAIGQKRSTVAQVVKTLADYGAMEYTIVVSASASDPAPMQYIAPYAGCAMGEYFRDQGQHVLLVYDDLSKHAAAYREISLLLRRPPGREAYPGDVFYLHSRLLERAAKLNDANGGGSLTALPIIETQAGDISAYIPTNVISITDGQIFLEADLFNSGIRPAINVGLSVSRVGGNAQIKAMKQVAGTLRLELAQYRALAAFAQFGSDLDKATQAQLARGQRQVEILKQAQYSPLPVERQILIIYAATNGFLDDIAVEDCRRFEQELNTYVDTAAPSLARKIVDKKQLDGELREEISRTLTVFKEKFALQKSAAA; from the coding sequence ATGGCGGAAATCAAAGCCGAAGAGATTTCGAAACTGATACGCGAGCAGATTGAAAACTATGAGCAGGGGATCAGTGTGTCCGAGGTGGGGAGCGTCATCAACGTCGGGGATGGCATTGCCCGCGTCCATGGTTTGGAAAAGGTCATGGCGGGCGAGTTGGTGGAGTTCCCTCGAGAGGGAGGAAACTCCATTTCGGGAATTGCGTTGAACCTGGAGGAGGACCAAGTCGGCGTCGTCCTGCTGGGAGAGGCCTCCGAAGTCATGGAGGGTGATTTGGTGCGCCGGACCAAACGCATCATCTCGGTGCCGTGTGGCAAGGCCCTGATTGGCCGCGTGGTCAACCCCCTGGGGCATCCCGATGATGACAAGGGACCGATTGCGGCGGACGCCTTCAATCCGGTCGAGCGGCTGGCCCCCGGCGTGGTGGATCGACAACCCGTGAGGGAACCCCTGCAAACGGGATTGAAGGCCATCGACGCCATGATCCCGATCGGCCGCGGCCAGCGCGAGTTGATCATCGGGGACCGTCAGACCGGCAAGACGGCAGTCGCCATCGATACCATCCTGAACCAGAAAGGCGGCGACGTCATCTGTATTTATGTGGCCATCGGCCAGAAGCGGTCCACGGTGGCCCAGGTCGTCAAGACGCTGGCCGACTACGGGGCCATGGAATACACCATCGTGGTGTCCGCTTCCGCCTCCGACCCCGCCCCCATGCAATACATCGCGCCCTATGCGGGTTGTGCCATGGGGGAATACTTCCGCGACCAGGGCCAGCACGTCCTGCTGGTTTATGACGACCTCTCCAAGCATGCCGCCGCCTACCGGGAAATCTCCCTGCTGTTGCGCCGGCCACCCGGTCGCGAGGCCTATCCCGGAGACGTATTTTATCTTCACTCCCGCTTGTTGGAGCGGGCCGCAAAACTGAACGATGCCAACGGCGGCGGTTCCTTGACGGCGCTCCCCATCATTGAGACGCAGGCCGGCGACATCTCAGCGTACATCCCGACCAACGTCATTTCGATTACCGATGGTCAGATCTTTCTGGAAGCCGATCTCTTTAATTCCGGCATCCGCCCGGCGATCAATGTCGGCCTCTCCGTGAGCCGCGTGGGAGGCAACGCGCAGATCAAAGCGATGAAGCAGGTGGCGGGGACCCTGCGGTTGGAACTGGCTCAATACCGCGCGTTGGCAGCCTTTGCCCAGTTCGGCAGTGACCTCGATAAGGCCACGCAGGCCCAGCTGGCCCGCGGCCAACGCCAGGTGGAAATCCTCAAACAGGCCCAGTATTCGCCCCTCCCGGTGGAACGGCAGATCTTGATTATTTATGCGGCGACGAATGGCTTCCTGGACGACATTGCGGTGGAAGACTGCCGCCGGTTCGAGCAGGAGCTGAACACCTATGTCGACACGGCCGCCCCGTCGCTGGCTCGAAAGATCGTGGACAAGAAACAGCTCGATGGGGAATTGCGGGAAGAGATCAGCCGCACCCTCACCGTGTTCAAGGAAAAGTTTGCCCTCCAGAAATCCGCGGCCGCCTGA